One window from the genome of Hydra vulgaris chromosome 02, alternate assembly HydraT2T_AEP encodes:
- the LOC136076197 gene encoding tigger transposable element-derived protein 4-like, translating into MVRNRIKKTNKVAIPSETMKVAVNKVLEGTQLNVVARQFNIDRMTLKKFCRKKRLNPNEAFKPNYNNRQVFTAEDEKSLSSYLLIASKMNYGLSTRSTRLLAYEFALKNNKICPSSCIKNKIAGIDWLQGFMKRQPELPLRTPEATSFARSTAFNKHTVREFFQNLKTVRNRYKYNPNCIYNVDETGLTTVQKPVKVLAGRGSKQVGRITSAERGTLVTACCASNAIGNSIPPLFIFPRVKFHDYMINEGPPGCVGFANPSGWMNSEIFIEWIKHFVKYSNCSQESPVLLLLDSHESHISVKGLELAIQHGITMISFPPHCSHKLQPLDRTVFGPLKRFYDSACDNWMVSNPRPMTIYDIVSKVREPYTKAFSPSNIQTGFRVAGIEPFNSEIFKDDEYLPSSVTDRAAPDTVTITPVNNMESEMIPAHVNHIESEITIVNIETSILNKVSTSVASIISPEVLKPYPKASARKKKVKSRQLKTRILTDTPVRNEIRLSKEKKILKQTKNQQKVSTKDKKETKNYLLRNKKQCKPKAASQLDFHK; encoded by the coding sequence ATGGTTagaaatagaattaaaaaaacaaataaagttgcTATACCAAGTGAAACAATGAAAGTAGctgttaataaagttttagaagGAACACAACTGAATGTTGTAGCACGTCAGTTTAACATAGATagaatgactttaaaaaaattttgtcgtAAAAAGAGGCTTAATCCAAATGAAGCTTTCAAGCCTAACTACAACAATAGACAAGTTTTTACAGCagaagatgaaaaaagtttatcaagttATTTACTAATTGCATCAAAAATGAACTATGGCCTTTCAACTAGGTCAACGCGATTATTGGCATAtgaatttgctttaaaaaacaataagataTGCCCATCATCatgtatcaaaaataaaattgcaggCATTGATTGGTTGCAAGGTTTTATGAAAAGACAACCAGAGTTGCCTCTACGAACACCTGAAGCAACGAGCTTCGCTCGATCAACAGCTTTTAACAAACACACTGTAAGagagttttttcaaaatcttaaaACGGTAAGAAATCGATATAAATATAATCCTAACtgtatatataatgttgatgaaactggTTTAACAACCGTTCAAAAGCCGGTAAAGGTTTTAGCTGGTAGAGGAAGCAAACAAGTTGGAAGAATCACATCTGCAGAACGAGGAACATTGGTAACTGCATGTTGTGCCTCTAATGCTATTGGAAATTCCATTCctccattatttatttttcctagGGTAAAGTTTCATGATTACATGATTAATGAAGGACCTCCTGGATGTGTGGGATTTGCAAATCCTTCTGGTTGGATGAACTCAGAAATTTTCATAGAATGgattaaacattttgttaaatattcaaACTGTTCTCAGGAATCTCCAGTTTTGTTACTTCTCGACAGTCATGAAAGTCATATTTCTGTTAAAGGCTTGGAGCTTGCAATTCAACACGGAATTACAATGATAAGTTTTCCTCCCCATTGCAGCCATAAATTGCAGCCATTAGATAGAACTGTTTTTGGACCATTGAAAAGGTTTTACGATTCTGCATGTGATAATTGGATGGTTTCAAACCCAAGACCAATGACCATTTATGATATTGTTTCAAAAGTTCGAGAACCGTATACAAAAGCTTTCTCACCATCTAATATACAGACAGGATTTAGAGTAGCTGGCATTGAGCCATTCAATTCTGAAATTTTCAAAGATGACGAATATTTACCATCATCAGTTACAGATAGAGCTGCTCCAGATACAGTTACTATCACTCCTGTCAACAACATGGAATCTGAAATGATACCAGCACATGTTAATCACATAGAGTCTGAAATAACTATAGTAAATATTGaaacaagtattttaaacaaagtgtCAACAAGTGTTGCTTCTATAATCTCACCTGAGGTTTTAAAACCTTACCCAAAAGCATCtgccagaaaaaaaaaagttaaaagtaggCAGTTAAAAACAAGGATCTTGACTGATACTCCTGTCAGAAATGAAATTCGTTTgtcaaaagaaaagaaaattttgaagcaaaccaaaaatcaacaaaaagtcTCCACAAAAGATAAGAAAGAAACTAAGAATTACTTGCTtaggaataaaaaacaatgtaaaccAAAAGCTGCTTCACAACTTGACTTTCACAAATGA